A single Hippocampus zosterae strain Florida chromosome 1, ASM2543408v3, whole genome shotgun sequence DNA region contains:
- the kcnk4a gene encoding potassium channel subfamily K member 5 isoform X2 translates to MRCTTVLALLFGVVLYLGMGALVFQNLEASEEYDKFQELLATKNNFLSNHICVSEPEFYELVKGVASAVEAGLEVDSLSTNFTTRWDVASAFFFCGAIITTIGFGNLSPRTWYGQLFCLCYALVGIPMFGILLAGVGDHMGTVLRRAVAKIETLFLKRQVRPTTVRVISAVLSILIGCLIFLAVPTVFFQKSEGWSFLESLYFVVITLTTVGFGDYVPDGSHAGGLFFKPLVWLWIVFGLAYFASILTMIGNWLRVLSKRTRDQMEELRAHATDWTQNMSKDFRIPNPLEFNDPFLLQRRRWKRSERRRIRRGAQVTLGYWARGGPENGHLPGHWAGLSSSMSRLEGRGSSLERRMRTKPMERLPVGSGTMPRAKPPELSAALRQQMAHHSLPHLLTRSFSLPAAPSASELDSPEAVILDGSHSGSDFDSRSDISSSSSSFSDLRKLRAHRTLEAEGDKMNPEEEARCGENKASPDPSSLPPSPSLAPYSTGLLDFFGENLAYIDESSDTLSERGDDRRRRPHKPKRKSVKNVRRVSKHEWSSKHARRPGEDLQPPSNPPTPPPDSLLSSSLTCRDSSQTL, encoded by the exons ATGCGCTGTACCACGGTCCTGGCCCTCTTATTCGGTGTGGTGCTGTACCTGGGCATGGGAGCGCTGGTCTTCCAGAACCTGGAGGCATCCGAGGAGTACGACAAGTTCCAGGAGCTGCTTGCCACCAAGAACAACTTCCTGAGCAATCACATCTGTGTGAGCGAACCAGAATTCTACGAGCTGGTGAAG GGAGTTGCATCTGCGGTGGAAGCGGGCCTGGAGGTGGACAGCCTGTCCACCAACTTCACCACGCGCTGGGACGTGGCCTCCGCCTTCTTTTTCTGCGGCGCCATCATCACCACCATAG GTTTCGGGAACCTGTCTCCTCGCACGTGGTACGGCCAGCTGTTCTGCTTATGCTACGCCCTGGTGGGCATTCCCATGTTCGGCATCCTGCTGGCCGGAGTTGGCGATCACATGGGCACCGTGCTGCGCAGGGCCGTAGCCAAGATTGAGACCCTTTTTCTG AAGCGTCAAGTGCGTCCCACCACGGTGCGCGTGATCTCTGCCGTGCTGTCCATCCTCATCGGCTGCCTCATCTTCCTGGCCGTGCCCACGGTTTTCTTTCAGAAGTCGGAGGGCTGGTCCTTCCTGGAGTCACTCTACTTTGTGGTCATCACGCTCACCACGGTGGGCTTTGGAGACTACGTGCCGG ATGGTAGTCACGCTGGCGGGCTGTTCTTCAAACCTCTCGTGTGGTTGTGGATCGTGTTCGGTCTGGCCTACTTTGCCTCCATCCTCACCATGATTGGCAACTGGCTGCGTGTGCTCTCCAAAAGGACCCGCG ATCAGATGGAGGAGCTGCGCGCTCACGCCACCGACTGGACGCAGAACATGTCCAAGGACTTCCGCATCCCCAACCCTCTGGAGTTCAATGACCCGTTCCTCCTGCAGCGCCGGCGCTGGAAGCGTAGCGAGCGCCGCCGCATCCGACGCGGAGCCCAGGTCACGCTGGGCTACTGGGCCCGGGGGGGCCCCGAGAACGGACATCTCCCCGGCCATTGGGCCGGGCTGTCGAGCTCGATGAGTCGGCTGGAGGGGCGCGGATCCTCCCTGgagaggaggatgaggaccaaGCCGATGGAGAGGCTTCCCGTTGGCAGCGGCACAATGCCGAGGGCAAAGCCGCCCGAGCTGTCTGCAGCTTTGCGTCAACAGATGGCGCATCACTCCTTACCTCACCTGCTCACGCGTTCCTTCTCCCTCCCCGCGGCTCCGTCCGCCTCCGAGCTGGACTCCCCTGAAGCCGTCATACTCGATGGTTCCCACTCAGGTTCGGACTTCGACTCCAGATCCGACATCTCCTCATCGTCTTCATCCTTCTCAGATCTTCGGAAACTCCGGGCTCACCGCACGCTCGAAGCGGAAGGAGACAAAATGAACCCCGAGGAGGAGGCGAGATGTGGTGAAAACAAAGCCTCGCCTGATCCGAGTTCCCTCCCCCCTTCACCTTCTCTTGCTCCCTACTCCACGGGCCTTCTGGACTTCTTCGGCGAGAACCTGGCGTACATCGATGAGTCGTCGGACACGCTGAGTGAGCGCGGCGACGATAGGAGGCGGCGACCGCACAAACCCAAGCGGAAGAGCGTGAAGAACGTCAGGAGGGTTTCGAAGCACGAGTGGAGCTCAAAGCACGCGAGGAGGCCCGGCGAGGACTTGCAGCCACCGTCCAATCCACCCACGCCGCCTCCGGACTCGCTGTTGTCGTCGTCACTGACTTGCAGGGATTCTTCGCAGACGCTTTGA
- the kcnk4a gene encoding uncharacterized protein kcnk4a isoform X3, protein MRCTTVLALLFGVVLYLGMGALVFQNLEASEEYDKFQELLATKNNFLSNHICVSEPEFYELVKGVASAVEAGLEVDSLSTNFTTRWDVASAFFFCGAIITTIGTLNPFRDSAYYSGQLIKGFGNLSPRTWYGQLFCLCYALVGIPMFGILLAGVGDHMGTVLRRAVAKIETLFLKSEGWSFLESLYFVVITLTTVGFGDYVPDGSHAGGLFFKPLVWLWIVFGLAYFASILTMIGNWLRVLSKRTRDQMEELRAHATDWTQNMSKDFRIPNPLEFNDPFLLQRRRWKRSERRRIRRGAQVTLGYWARGGPENGHLPGHWAGLSSSMSRLEGRGSSLERRMRTKPMERLPVGSGTMPRAKPPELSAALRQQMAHHSLPHLLTRSFSLPAAPSASELDSPEAVILDGSHSGSDFDSRSDISSSSSSFSDLRKLRAHRTLEAEGDKMNPEEEARCGENKASPDPSSLPPSPSLAPYSTGLLDFFGENLAYIDESSDTLSERGDDRRRRPHKPKRKSVKNVRRVSKHEWSSKHARRPGEDLQPPSNPPTPPPDSLLSSSLTCRDSSQTL, encoded by the exons ATGCGCTGTACCACGGTCCTGGCCCTCTTATTCGGTGTGGTGCTGTACCTGGGCATGGGAGCGCTGGTCTTCCAGAACCTGGAGGCATCCGAGGAGTACGACAAGTTCCAGGAGCTGCTTGCCACCAAGAACAACTTCCTGAGCAATCACATCTGTGTGAGCGAACCAGAATTCTACGAGCTGGTGAAG GGAGTTGCATCTGCGGTGGAAGCGGGCCTGGAGGTGGACAGCCTGTCCACCAACTTCACCACGCGCTGGGACGTGGCCTCCGCCTTCTTTTTCTGCGGCGCCATCATCACCACCATAGGCacgcttaaccctttcagagacagcgcttactacagtggacagctcataAAGG GTTTCGGGAACCTGTCTCCTCGCACGTGGTACGGCCAGCTGTTCTGCTTATGCTACGCCCTGGTGGGCATTCCCATGTTCGGCATCCTGCTGGCCGGAGTTGGCGATCACATGGGCACCGTGCTGCGCAGGGCCGTAGCCAAGATTGAGACCCTTTTTCTG AAGTCGGAGGGCTGGTCCTTCCTGGAGTCACTCTACTTTGTGGTCATCACGCTCACCACGGTGGGCTTTGGAGACTACGTGCCGG ATGGTAGTCACGCTGGCGGGCTGTTCTTCAAACCTCTCGTGTGGTTGTGGATCGTGTTCGGTCTGGCCTACTTTGCCTCCATCCTCACCATGATTGGCAACTGGCTGCGTGTGCTCTCCAAAAGGACCCGCG ATCAGATGGAGGAGCTGCGCGCTCACGCCACCGACTGGACGCAGAACATGTCCAAGGACTTCCGCATCCCCAACCCTCTGGAGTTCAATGACCCGTTCCTCCTGCAGCGCCGGCGCTGGAAGCGTAGCGAGCGCCGCCGCATCCGACGCGGAGCCCAGGTCACGCTGGGCTACTGGGCCCGGGGGGGCCCCGAGAACGGACATCTCCCCGGCCATTGGGCCGGGCTGTCGAGCTCGATGAGTCGGCTGGAGGGGCGCGGATCCTCCCTGgagaggaggatgaggaccaaGCCGATGGAGAGGCTTCCCGTTGGCAGCGGCACAATGCCGAGGGCAAAGCCGCCCGAGCTGTCTGCAGCTTTGCGTCAACAGATGGCGCATCACTCCTTACCTCACCTGCTCACGCGTTCCTTCTCCCTCCCCGCGGCTCCGTCCGCCTCCGAGCTGGACTCCCCTGAAGCCGTCATACTCGATGGTTCCCACTCAGGTTCGGACTTCGACTCCAGATCCGACATCTCCTCATCGTCTTCATCCTTCTCAGATCTTCGGAAACTCCGGGCTCACCGCACGCTCGAAGCGGAAGGAGACAAAATGAACCCCGAGGAGGAGGCGAGATGTGGTGAAAACAAAGCCTCGCCTGATCCGAGTTCCCTCCCCCCTTCACCTTCTCTTGCTCCCTACTCCACGGGCCTTCTGGACTTCTTCGGCGAGAACCTGGCGTACATCGATGAGTCGTCGGACACGCTGAGTGAGCGCGGCGACGATAGGAGGCGGCGACCGCACAAACCCAAGCGGAAGAGCGTGAAGAACGTCAGGAGGGTTTCGAAGCACGAGTGGAGCTCAAAGCACGCGAGGAGGCCCGGCGAGGACTTGCAGCCACCGTCCAATCCACCCACGCCGCCTCCGGACTCGCTGTTGTCGTCGTCACTGACTTGCAGGGATTCTTCGCAGACGCTTTGA
- the kcnk4a gene encoding potassium channel subfamily K member 5 isoform X1 translates to MRCTTVLALLFGVVLYLGMGALVFQNLEASEEYDKFQELLATKNNFLSNHICVSEPEFYELVKGVASAVEAGLEVDSLSTNFTTRWDVASAFFFCGAIITTIGTLNPFRDSAYYSGQLIKGFGNLSPRTWYGQLFCLCYALVGIPMFGILLAGVGDHMGTVLRRAVAKIETLFLKRQVRPTTVRVISAVLSILIGCLIFLAVPTVFFQKSEGWSFLESLYFVVITLTTVGFGDYVPDGSHAGGLFFKPLVWLWIVFGLAYFASILTMIGNWLRVLSKRTRDQMEELRAHATDWTQNMSKDFRIPNPLEFNDPFLLQRRRWKRSERRRIRRGAQVTLGYWARGGPENGHLPGHWAGLSSSMSRLEGRGSSLERRMRTKPMERLPVGSGTMPRAKPPELSAALRQQMAHHSLPHLLTRSFSLPAAPSASELDSPEAVILDGSHSGSDFDSRSDISSSSSSFSDLRKLRAHRTLEAEGDKMNPEEEARCGENKASPDPSSLPPSPSLAPYSTGLLDFFGENLAYIDESSDTLSERGDDRRRRPHKPKRKSVKNVRRVSKHEWSSKHARRPGEDLQPPSNPPTPPPDSLLSSSLTCRDSSQTL, encoded by the exons ATGCGCTGTACCACGGTCCTGGCCCTCTTATTCGGTGTGGTGCTGTACCTGGGCATGGGAGCGCTGGTCTTCCAGAACCTGGAGGCATCCGAGGAGTACGACAAGTTCCAGGAGCTGCTTGCCACCAAGAACAACTTCCTGAGCAATCACATCTGTGTGAGCGAACCAGAATTCTACGAGCTGGTGAAG GGAGTTGCATCTGCGGTGGAAGCGGGCCTGGAGGTGGACAGCCTGTCCACCAACTTCACCACGCGCTGGGACGTGGCCTCCGCCTTCTTTTTCTGCGGCGCCATCATCACCACCATAGGCacgcttaaccctttcagagacagcgcttactacagtggacagctcataAAGG GTTTCGGGAACCTGTCTCCTCGCACGTGGTACGGCCAGCTGTTCTGCTTATGCTACGCCCTGGTGGGCATTCCCATGTTCGGCATCCTGCTGGCCGGAGTTGGCGATCACATGGGCACCGTGCTGCGCAGGGCCGTAGCCAAGATTGAGACCCTTTTTCTG AAGCGTCAAGTGCGTCCCACCACGGTGCGCGTGATCTCTGCCGTGCTGTCCATCCTCATCGGCTGCCTCATCTTCCTGGCCGTGCCCACGGTTTTCTTTCAGAAGTCGGAGGGCTGGTCCTTCCTGGAGTCACTCTACTTTGTGGTCATCACGCTCACCACGGTGGGCTTTGGAGACTACGTGCCGG ATGGTAGTCACGCTGGCGGGCTGTTCTTCAAACCTCTCGTGTGGTTGTGGATCGTGTTCGGTCTGGCCTACTTTGCCTCCATCCTCACCATGATTGGCAACTGGCTGCGTGTGCTCTCCAAAAGGACCCGCG ATCAGATGGAGGAGCTGCGCGCTCACGCCACCGACTGGACGCAGAACATGTCCAAGGACTTCCGCATCCCCAACCCTCTGGAGTTCAATGACCCGTTCCTCCTGCAGCGCCGGCGCTGGAAGCGTAGCGAGCGCCGCCGCATCCGACGCGGAGCCCAGGTCACGCTGGGCTACTGGGCCCGGGGGGGCCCCGAGAACGGACATCTCCCCGGCCATTGGGCCGGGCTGTCGAGCTCGATGAGTCGGCTGGAGGGGCGCGGATCCTCCCTGgagaggaggatgaggaccaaGCCGATGGAGAGGCTTCCCGTTGGCAGCGGCACAATGCCGAGGGCAAAGCCGCCCGAGCTGTCTGCAGCTTTGCGTCAACAGATGGCGCATCACTCCTTACCTCACCTGCTCACGCGTTCCTTCTCCCTCCCCGCGGCTCCGTCCGCCTCCGAGCTGGACTCCCCTGAAGCCGTCATACTCGATGGTTCCCACTCAGGTTCGGACTTCGACTCCAGATCCGACATCTCCTCATCGTCTTCATCCTTCTCAGATCTTCGGAAACTCCGGGCTCACCGCACGCTCGAAGCGGAAGGAGACAAAATGAACCCCGAGGAGGAGGCGAGATGTGGTGAAAACAAAGCCTCGCCTGATCCGAGTTCCCTCCCCCCTTCACCTTCTCTTGCTCCCTACTCCACGGGCCTTCTGGACTTCTTCGGCGAGAACCTGGCGTACATCGATGAGTCGTCGGACACGCTGAGTGAGCGCGGCGACGATAGGAGGCGGCGACCGCACAAACCCAAGCGGAAGAGCGTGAAGAACGTCAGGAGGGTTTCGAAGCACGAGTGGAGCTCAAAGCACGCGAGGAGGCCCGGCGAGGACTTGCAGCCACCGTCCAATCCACCCACGCCGCCTCCGGACTCGCTGTTGTCGTCGTCACTGACTTGCAGGGATTCTTCGCAGACGCTTTGA